Genomic DNA from Lagenorhynchus albirostris chromosome 20, mLagAlb1.1, whole genome shotgun sequence:
tatatttatttgatcactgggggatggggaggtaTCAATCCAagtgctccctcctccctcaaaGGCACAGACGCCTCTTTCGCAGACCCTACGTAGGTGGAACAGGACGGGTTGTGCtgttggggagagagagagagaaagcagaaggagaagaaggagggggaaaaaaaaaggttgataGGTTTGTGCGCGGGTCCCTAGCGCGGGCTGCGCTCCTCCTGGGTGCTATTTGACAATTCCTGCCTCTGCCATTGGTCAGTGTTGGATCAGATGGTTGTATTTCCTTCTGGCCCTCACTGGCACCTCGCCATCCCCCCTCAGCTAAAACCCAATCTCAGATATACTACTAATAGGCGCGGCGCTCGGACTATAAAACACAACAAATCATAAACCCGGCGGAGCAGCAACGGCCGCGCGCGCCTCCCCTCCCAATGAGTTCCTATTTCGTGAACTCCACCTTCCCCGTCACTCTGGCCAGCGGGCAGGAGTCCTTCCTGGGCCAGCTCCCGCTCTACTCGTCGGGCTATGCGGACCCGCTGAGGCACTACCCCACGCCCTACGGGCCCGGGCCCGGCCAGGACAAGGGCTTTGCAGCTTCCTCCTATTACCCGCCGGCCGGCAGCGGCTACGGCCGGGCGGCGCCCTGCGACTACGGGCCGGCGCCGGCCTTCTACCGCGAGAAGGAGTCGGCCTGCGCGCTTTCGGGTGCCGACGAGCCGCCCCCGTTCCACCCGGAGCCGCGGAAGTCCGACTGCGCGCAGGACAAGAGCGTGTTCGGCGAGGCGGAGGAGCAGAAGTGCTCCACCCCAGTCTACCCCTGGATGCAGCGGATGAATTCATGCAACAGTGAGTGAGACTTGCTGCGGCGGCCGCGACCCCCACGGGCCCCCCTCCCGGAGCCAGAGCTAGAGAGCACCCCCTTCTCCTCCAGAGAGAGCGTCTCGGGTCGGAGCTTAGGGAAGATTGGGCGCCTGCACCGGTCTCCCGCGCTGCCCTCCCGCCCTCAGGAGTTGCAAAGTTTGCAAAGTCCCAGATGCACTCCGAGTCAGGGGGAATGAGTGTGTTCTCCCGGAGCGCCAGGCCGCAGCCGGGATTCTGGGTCAGGGAGGCGGGCAGGGGCCGCAGTCACTGGCTGGGCTCTCCCTGTCGCCCCCAGCTCTGGTCCgatccccccaccccaagacTGTTCATTAAAAACGGAGTGCGTCATGGGAAGAGGGGCGGCGTGACGCTGGCGAGGGAGGGTTGAGTCTGTCCCGGACTGGTTTTCCCTGGGGGTCGGGGGCTGGGGAAAGATGAGGCACCAGGAAAGGGGTGGTagtcagaggagggagggagaataaggagaagaaagagagggagcagGCGGAGGGGAACAGAAGGACAAGCAGGCGCTGGGATCTCAGGTTGGATTATTTGTCGGCCTTAAGTCCCAAATTGATGTCCATTAAAGGGACACGAAAGTGAGGAGCCCTTAATGCCAACTACGGATCGATCTACGTCATTACGGATTAAGGGCCGGAATCTATCACAGGATGGTGGGGGAGCCAGATGGATGGAAAGAAAAGATGCGGCTAGGAAGAGACATACCTGGCCAGTGctttcccagcccctccccctagGCTCAGGTGGGATTTAAAACtgctcctcccatccccccaccaagAATCTAGACA
This window encodes:
- the HOXB6 gene encoding homeobox protein Hox-B6 produces the protein MSSYFVNSTFPVTLASGQESFLGQLPLYSSGYADPLRHYPTPYGPGPGQDKGFAASSYYPPAGSGYGRAAPCDYGPAPAFYREKESACALSGADEPPPFHPEPRKSDCAQDKSVFGEAEEQKCSTPVYPWMQRMNSCNSSSFGPSGRRGRQTYTRYQTLELEKEFHYNRYLTRRRRIEIAHALCLTERQIKIWFQNRRMKWKKESKLLSASQLSAEEEEEKPAE